One genomic region from Oreochromis niloticus isolate F11D_XX unplaced genomic scaffold, O_niloticus_UMD_NMBU tig00008387_pilon, whole genome shotgun sequence encodes:
- the LOC112845653 gene encoding uncharacterized protein LOC112845653 isoform X2 gives MLHHIYTTTKIKLLDSSPVLLCGRCCYVQSHSGTALPNSTLLTTQSAGCPPVHSCTESEQQWHKPRTVGVKPGPINSMIFTKPVPNRMAQTGVRSGFYRGIVGPLPDP, from the exons ATGCTGCATCATATATACACAACTACGAAG ATTAAGCTTCTGGATTCATCGCCAGTGCTCCTGTGTGGCAGGTGCTGTTATGTGCAATCACACAGTGGCACTGCTCTTCCAAACAGCACACTACTCACAACTCAGAGTGCCGGTTGTCCCCCTGTGCATAGCTGCACCGAATCTGAACAGCAATGGCACAAGCCACGGACAGTG GGTGTGAAGCCAGGACCTATCAACTCTATGATCTTCACTAAGCCGGTACCAAATAGGATGGCCCAGACTGGAGTACG gaGTGGATTCTACAGAGGCATTGTGGGTCCATTACCAGATCCCTGA
- the LOC112845653 gene encoding uncharacterized protein LOC112845653 isoform X1: MLHHIYTTTKYPKKHRLTGEVGVRALCYRSMRKSEAPHRLSIKLLDSSPVLLCGRCCYVQSHSGTALPNSTLLTTQSAGCPPVHSCTESEQQWHKPRTVGVKPGPINSMIFTKPVPNRMAQTGVRSGFYRGIVGPLPDP, encoded by the exons ATGCTGCATCATATATACACAACTACGAAG TATCCAAAAAAACACAGGTTGACAGGGGAGGTCGGTGTGAGAGCCCTGTGCTACAGGTCAATGAGGAAGAGTGAGGCACCACACAGACTAAGT ATTAAGCTTCTGGATTCATCGCCAGTGCTCCTGTGTGGCAGGTGCTGTTATGTGCAATCACACAGTGGCACTGCTCTTCCAAACAGCACACTACTCACAACTCAGAGTGCCGGTTGTCCCCCTGTGCATAGCTGCACCGAATCTGAACAGCAATGGCACAAGCCACGGACAGTG GGTGTGAAGCCAGGACCTATCAACTCTATGATCTTCACTAAGCCGGTACCAAATAGGATGGCCCAGACTGGAGTACG gaGTGGATTCTACAGAGGCATTGTGGGTCCATTACCAGATCCCTGA